DNA sequence from the Malus domestica chromosome 06, GDT2T_hap1 genome:
attttcggTCTTTATTCGGTTACATTGGATTTTCATTGAATTTGGCTCAAGTGTAGGTTTCCCATTTTGTCGGTATTTAACACTgatttttctaaatctcattcctTGTTTAAAAATCAAAAGTCAACATTAGTGCCAAAATGATGTATATGCTTCACTAAATATCATCAAAATACTAGTTCCGTGTCTATTTTTCTCTTTGACCAAAAACATTTTAGTGGAGGGCGGGCGCTGTGGATTCGATGACAATGAATTCGTGTGTTTTTGCAGTGATcgatctcatgtcaaaacctgTGATGATGGTACTTCTGTAGTAAACTTTTCCCTTTTAGTTATGATTGAATTTTTAGAAAAACGGCCCACAGTGTAGATTTCTTCTTCATTATTTGTGCTTGTAGATAGCCATGCTAGTTCGCGTTGATTAGCTTAGAGCAGAGATAATATGCGTGTTTGAGGCTTACATTTGATTCTAAGAATTCTGCTTCTTTGATTGCTTTTGCAGACAATGCATGGAATTGGAAAAGGAAGGTTATTGTAGGTAATATATCCGCAACCCCTTTAAATGAATAAATCAACAGAGAGCGAAAATCACTCCCAACTGATATTACTGCGGCTATATTACTGTGTACTATTTTCTTTCATAAAAATGCTGCAAGAGAAAGCAATATACTCCATCACCCTATTTTCCTATTCCTATTCATAATAAAAAGCTGAGCGCAGTGATGATTTATGATTCATACAACCGACCATACTTAGTGGGATAGGGTTTGGTTGTTGTCGTTGCATTTTATTAACCATTAATCATCTTGTGGCCTGCAGTAGCTGCTCTTTCTGCAGGAAGTGGGATCATGATCTGTGTTATTGTTTGCTGTATTAAAGCTAGGAAGCAAATTTTCAAGAGAAGCAACGATCAAGATCTCGAGGCTTTCATAAGGGCTAATGGACCTCTAGCAGTAAAAAGGTACAAGTTTTTGGAAATCCGAAAAATGACCAAGTCATTTAAAGATAAACTAGGTCAAGGAGGTTATGGAGATGTGTACAAAGGCAATCTGCTGGATGGTAGTCCTGTGGCTGTGAAGGTTCTCAAATCATCCAAAGGGAATGGCGAGGACTTCATAAACGAGGTTTTAAGCATTAGTAGAACTTCCCACGTCAATGTTGTCACTTTGCTAGGGTATTGCTTTGAAGGTCAAAAAAAAGCTCTCATATATGAGTTCATGCCTAATGGATCACTCGAAAAGTACGTTTACAACGAAAATGCTTTGCAAACGAGTAGTCCACAATTGGAAGTGGAACAGCTACTCGATATTGTTACTGGGATAGCTCGAGGACTCGAGTACTTGCACCGCGGATGCAACACACGAATTTTgcattttgatataaaaccgCATAATATTCTTTTGGATGAAAACTTTTGCCCCAAGATCTCTGACTTTGGGCTTTCAAAACTTTTCCTCAAGAAGGAGAGTATTATGTCGATGTTGGATGCAAGAGGGACGATTGGGTATATTGCTCCGGAAGTGTTTTGTAGAAACTTTGGAGGAGTTTCAGTTAAGTCCGATGTCTACAGTTATGGAATGATGGTTCTGGAGCTGGTTGAAGGAAGAAAGAACATCAATGCTCGAGCGAGCCACACGAGTGATGTTTATTTTCCGGATTGGGTTTATAAGAAGCTTGAGGCAGGCAGCAGTTTAGGGTTGCCCAATGGTGTGACAGAAGAGGAAAACGAACTCGCGAGGAAGATGATTTTGGTAGGGCTGTGGTGTATACAGACGAAGCCATCAGATAGGCCTTCCATGAGTAGAGTGATTGAAATGCTGCAAGGAagcattgaagccttgcaaatACCACCAAAGCCTGTTCTAACTTTTCCTGTAAGAACACCACCAGAATCTTCCACGTTATCACTTACACATTCTTTTCTGGATTAATTGGTGTACACCTTTTCGATAATTCAGTTCATTAGAGCTGTTGGATACGATTTAACTCATAAGAGAAATGATTTCCGCATGCATTTTTACTCCTATGTTGTCCGAATAAGTTTTCCTTAGTAATGCATGAGTTTcacaaatttaaatttacctaATACAGAGAACCTGTGCCtactaaaacaccaaaacacatATGAAAACAAGTCACTAAGATTTTCAATTATTGAGTTTCAAGTTCGAATTCCCTTATCCCCGGTAATCATAATTACATGAGTTGCATAACCAATGGTCCGAGCCATTGCTCAGAgcatttctcttcttcttcttcgcggTCTTCATCGAGCCTCCCGTGCCTTTCTTGATCTTGTTCTTCTTCACCATCGCCTTCCGCTGCTTGCATTCCGAATGCTTTGAATTAGTATCATCATCATCCTCGCCACACATGGTTTGGAAATCTTTTTTCAAAGAATTACGGATCCTCTGCATCATTTGTTCTTCCTCGACCGAAAACCAACTCGCCACAACCAAATAATCATACTTCTCCATGCGTATATCGTAATCACTTTTCGTGCCGTCAAAGTATTTGAGATCACTTGACTCCTCCATCttgctccttcttcttctttgtgttCTTCCACTCGAGGGAGAGATTGTGGAAGAATTCAACAGTATGCCGTCGCAAATGGCACCCAACTGAGGGAGTGGGTGATTTTTATAGGTAGTTTTCTTTGTGTGGTTAGGAAATATTGGACTTCAAGTAAATGGTTATAATCCTTATAAAACTAGGAAAATATGAAACGTTTTTATTTGCTCAAAAGGCCAAAACTTGCACAAAATCCACATCTAATTAGGAAACAACCCTGGAAAGGTGAATCACTTCCTACCCAAACTGCACATGAGAAGGCAGTGAGATGCAAATCACTTCCTACCTCATCACATGTGAAAGGACGTGTTGAGAATATGAATcccacattaaaaaaaaaatttaaaaaaaaaagaccttgCATGTACTTTTAAGTAATCAAGCAATTCttcatattgtcaattagttttataaCGAAACTTCAATTTTCTTCATGTCTAATAGTCAAAGTAAGATCTTGAAGAACCACTACTAATGACATGTACTTTGCTGGATTTGAAAGCAAAGGACCAACATGGATAAGTTTGGAGACGCATGGCTTTGCACATCATTTTGGCCCTATAGTAAGTAAATCAAGGGCATATTTGGCTATGTGAGGGAAAAAGACCAGCAACAGTTCGTTTTACTTCCAGATCCAAGAAGTAATGAAGGGGACCTAAGTCCCTGAAAATTGAGTACCAAGTTTGTGAGTAAAAGAAGTACAATCTGCTCATGCAATTCGTCTTGTGACCAAATATTAGCTGTTAATTAAACAATCCAGTTCATATACAACTTAGCTAATGAAGGTCAGCGGTTAACTAAATTAAACTAAGAAAACTAACTTGTATTGAGAAATCTAGCAACCCTTCACTAACCTTTCTATTTGAACTTTTTCACTTTAGCAAATGTGTCGTtatttacaaaaagaaaaaatgtaatatataatttctattttttatcttttattttctagaCAAAAGCATTAACGTTCTTATTTTTTgtgtactgttttttttttttttgacaaacgatattatcgactctaaggaggaggaggtggactTAGCTTCATAATGGGTTAACAATAATGTGTACTCATTTAAAGTAAAAATTTTCGAATGCAAAAGTTAGTACAAAGGCTACTAGCACTTTTCAACTTAGGTCATCTCTAACTGACTCgaccaaagggccataggccaaaATATAGCTCGTTTTAAtacgaaaaccgtctccaatcaAGGGTTACGCCAAATGGCTTATGGGCCCCACCAGACCATAATTCATCCACTATGCCAGCAGGCTAGCCAAAAAGAGCTAGTCAGCCAGCCCGTTTGCACCAGCCCAAACCCATGTTAGCTGACGTCAGGttactgttggatttgaatttttttttttttcagacgaaattttaaaaaaataaaataatattctaatttttttttcctgtaaATACCTAAGCAATTTCTACACCATTTATCACCTCATTTTCACCATTCtatactatcttacctcattttatttcaattattcaCCAATTTTTCACATCCTTTTCATTATATAAAGATAAAAAATCTAGAGACTTATTCATTTAGCGACAAGTAGTATTCAAGATATGTCTGAAAACCTTATGTTTTGGCGCAATTCCTGTGTCAACATTATAAAGCATTGTGTTAAGAACATAAGATGATGGAAAATCACAGATAGTCACTCTAAAagagtctctttagcatttctcattATAGGGATAACACACACTAACTATTTTGAGTAAGACATTGACTTTACAGTTATAATATAAGTTGAACGAACTATATTATGATGATGTGGCTGATTGGTGACTAGGAGTCTTCTCTTCAATCTCTACAACTAGGGCTAATTTTCCCCGAAATTCCTGATCACATATCGAAAAATTCTCAAACCATTAATACCGAAATTTTTTGGGATCCATATCGAACCGATCTTAAACCTTTAGGTTTGGGAATCGGGATTACATATATTCAATGGTTTTGGAATCccaaattgaacaaaaaaaatatttttttattttggttgcatGCATGTTGAATGTTGAATTTAAGTAGTTTGATAGTAGATTATATGAGAAATAGAAGTATGAAATTAAATAGTGTGGATCTTTGGAACATCAATTTGACTTGGTATGATAATGAACTGGTATTTCAATTGGTATGAAATTTTAAATTGGTATGAGGTAAAAAGCTTAAATTTCAATTGATATGAAATTGGGGAacaaaattttaggccaaagCCCAAATTTTAGCCCATAgcccaaaaatctcaaatttcaaCGCAAATACTCAAAAGCTAAAAACCAAAAATCCAATCCCGATCCAtcccaaaataccaaaaatattttagaaataccaaaatttcggtttgggattagTATTCAAATTcccgtcccaaatttttttttttgtttgggattCAGGATCTCATTTTCGGTTtggtatcccataccgaaccacccatATCTACAACAATGAAGCAAAACTCCCAACCGGTCCACAAGCATTGCTTTCCAAATAATGAAGTAAAATTTTCCACAAAAATACCAAGAAGATAGCATCTTATAAACTAAATGTTACTATTTCGCAGTGAGATTGACTTGTTTTACAGGCTATTATCTCTATTAGATAGATGGTTCAAatgtaatttataaattatagtcTCAGTAGCAACATTTTTACGCAAATCAATGTTCTAAAAGGTACTAAGCGCTAGTCGACTGGCGAGTAGGATTCTAACGCCTGGGAGGCATCTTGGTTGGCCCTAGgcggtttttttaattaattaaattattatataacatataaataaatgtctactCATActtaaacacatataatacatAATTGTATGAGGATAcataaactataaaattaaacgacatatatattataaaatattagaacatattgaaaacatagggaacaagtgtcacatcccggcccgagcccccaccacatcctgggctcgactccaccgtagcacgatattgtccgctttgggccccaaccacaccctcacggttttgtttctgggaactcacacgagaacttcccattgggtcacctatcatgggattgctgggcgatgtgggatgtaacaacaagcatataatgagttCATCCAAGTATCCGAACAGTCATTTacaattattgaaaaaaataaaatacagaaTGGaagttatcttttttttttgtctaagtgGGAGTCGCGATTAGTAGGTGCTTAGTAAATGGGCTAGGCAAGTCTGGACgccttttttcaatttttaaatgtCTAAAAATTAATCGTGATTGTAACCAACGGCCTGTTAGCCTGTTGCGATTTTTAAAACATGTGCAAATTAAAAGCTCATAAAAAAAACAAGTCAAACAATGAACATGCTCCGAATATTTGGTTGCATCAATTACCACGAAGATTCTTAGGAGAAATTTTTTGAGGTGACGGAACCCCACATCACCGGATTAAGATGCTCTACCCTCATTTTTTCATCCCCTTCTATCCCttcctctcacattctcttattttatctttctcttgctataaaaaattaatataagatgttaacatgatttaaccgtgaccaagAGGAAGTAAAAAAAGAGATGAGAGAATCCTATCGGAGGATGCCACGTCCCCCACTAAGGAATCTATCTAATTTAGTTTTTAAGAaaatcaattaaacaaaaactaaacccaaaaaataaaacatctCGACTACCGAGCCAACATCACCATGGACAACTGACAGTTGGAATACCTCTTCAATGAAATCACGACATTTGttctattaattaattaaaaactaaaactgaAAGATTCAAATACAAAATCTCCAGGCCATACAACCCCCTCTCCAGCTAGACACGCCAACCCCAATCCCGTCCAAATCTGGTACCACACCAcctctctttcttcctcttcctcataGACGAACAACAACATGCAAAGTGTGGCAGATGGAGTTCCTCCAATCGATAACCCGCCGACGCTAATATGCCCCCGCTGGAACCCATGTGAACCGTCTTCATCAGCTTGATGTTCGAGTTTTTCTTTGACGGGAAATCTTTGCTCCTTGTTGGGTTTTTTGTGATGGGCATGAAACTGCGAGGCGGACGAGCGCTGGAGCCAACTCACTGGGTTTTTTGTAATGGCCAATTCGCTGAGTGCAT
Encoded proteins:
- the LOC103438021 gene encoding LEAF RUST 10 DISEASE-RESISTANCEUS RECEPTOR-LIKE PROTEIN KINASE-like 2.1, producing MINVHVMNILLRMIMPDHLFLTLPIFFVIFNLLIVVPSAIGDGDFRYTECSSYYDCGLLKNISYPFWATSSRPQHCGREDYELTCRGDQYPVMKIKDQDFLVLNFSGQFYTMTIARSDLWGTPCTANFVNTTLDYDRFSYVPAVRNLSLFYGCPPQSESVLSNFTCKVEGTDHNISYYVDDSLSRIRLKNWASCHTNIRVPIMWEGVDAMPLENVTTGVLKEVLKQGFQVAYDAEWELCNRCLISNGICGSNSSSDSFVCYCGDGPYDQTCSIPGDNAWNWKRKVIVVAALSAGSGIMICVIVCCIKARKQIFKRSNDQDLEAFIRANGPLAVKRYKFLEIRKMTKSFKDKLGQGGYGDVYKGNLLDGSPVAVKVLKSSKGNGEDFINEVLSISRTSHVNVVTLLGYCFEGQKKALIYEFMPNGSLEKYVYNENALQTSSPQLEVEQLLDIVTGIARGLEYLHRGCNTRILHFDIKPHNILLDENFCPKISDFGLSKLFLKKESIMSMLDARGTIGYIAPEVFCRNFGGVSVKSDVYSYGMMVLELVEGRKNINARASHTSDVYFPDWVYKKLEAGSSLGLPNGVTEEENELARKMILVGLWCIQTKPSDRPSMSRVIEMLQGSIEALQIPPKPVLTFPVRTPPESSTLSLTHSFLD